A region of Peromyscus maniculatus bairdii isolate BWxNUB_F1_BW_parent chromosome 7, HU_Pman_BW_mat_3.1, whole genome shotgun sequence DNA encodes the following proteins:
- the Scap gene encoding sterol regulatory element-binding protein cleavage-activating protein isoform X1, with the protein MTLTERLREKISQAFYNHGLLCASYPIPIILFTGLCILACCYPLLKLPLPGTGPVEFSTPVKDYSPPPVDSDRKQGESSEQPEWYVGAPVAYIQQIFVKSSVSPWHKNLLAVDVFRSPLSRAFQLVEEIRNHVLRDSSGTKSLEEVCLQVTDLLPGLKKLRSLLPEHGCLLLSPGNFWQNDWERFHADPDIIGTIHQHEPKTLQTSATLKDLLFGVPGKYSGVSLYTRKRMVSYTITLVFQRYHAKFLNSLRARLMLLHPSPNCSLRAENLVHVHFKEEIGIAELIPLVTTYIILFAYIYFSTRKIDMVKSKWGLALAAVVTVLSSLLMSVGLCTLFGLTPTLNGGEIFPYLVVVIGLENVLVLTKSVVSTPVDLEVKLRIAQGLSSESWSIMKNMATELGIILIGYFTLVPAIQEFCLFAVVGLVSDFFLQMLFFTTVLSIDIRRMELADLNKRLPPESCLPSAKPVGRPARYERQLAVRPATPHTITLQPSSFRNLRLPKRLRVIYFLARTRLAQRLIMAGTVVWIGILVYTDPAGLRTYLAAQVTEQSPLGEGSLGPMPVPSGVLPASHPDPAFSIFPPDAPKVPENQTLPGELPEHAVPAEGVHDSRAPEVTWGPEDEELWRKLSFRHWPTLFNYYNITLAKRYISLLPVIPVTLRLNPREALEGRHPQDGRSAWAPPESLPADLWEAGPKGPGGTQAHGDVTLYKVAALGLAAGMVLVLLLLCLYRVLCPRNYGQPGGGPGRRRRGELPCDDYGYAPPETEIVPLVLRGHLMDIECLASDGMLLVSCCLAGQVCVWDAQTGDCLMRIPRPGPRRDSCGGGAFEAQENWEKLSDGGKTSPEEPGDSPPLRHRPRGPPPPSLFGDQPDLTCLIDTNFSVQLPPEPAQPEPRHRAGCGRSRDSGYDFSRLVQRVYQEEGLAAVRMPALRPPSPGSPLPQASQEEGAAPEKSSPPLAWAPSTAGSIWSLELQGNLIVVGRSSGRLEVWDAIEGVLCCSNEEVSSGITALVFLDRRIVAARLNGSLDFFSLETHTSLSPLQFRGTPGRGSSPSSSVYSSSNTVACHLTHTVPCAHQKPITALRAAAGRLVTGSQDHTLRVFRLEDSCCLFTLQGHSGAITTVYIDQTMVLASGGQDGAICLWDVLTGSRVSHTFAHRGDVTSLTCTTSCVISSGLDDLINIWDRSTGIKLYSIQQDLGCGASLGVISDNLLVTGGQGCVSFWDLNYGDLLQTVYLGKNSEAQPARQILVLDNAAIVCNFGSELSLVYVPSVLEKLD; encoded by the exons TATGTGGGTGCCCCGGTGGCATACATCCAACAGATATTTGTGAAGTCATCAGTGTCTCCCTGGCACAAAAACCTTCTGGCGGTAGATGTGTTTCGTTCACCTCTGTCCCGGGCATTCCAGCTGGTGGAGGAAATCCGGAACCACGTGCTGAGAGACAG CTCGGGGACCAAGAGCCTGGAGGAAGTTTGCCTTCAGGTAACAGACTTGCTGCCAGGCCTCAAGAAACTCCGGAGCCTACTACCCGAACATGGCTGCCTGCTGCTGTCCCCTGGGAACTTCTGGCAGAACGACTGGGAACGATTTCATGCCGACCCTGACATCATTGGGACCATCCATCAGCATGAGCCCAAGACTCTGCAGACTTCAGCCACACTCAAAG ACCTGCTGTTCGGTGTTCCTGGGAAGTACAGTGGGGTGAGCCTCTATACAAGGAAGAGGATGGTCTCCTATACCATCACCCTGGTCTTCCAGCGCTACCATGCCAA GTTTCTGAACAGCCTGCGTGCCCGGCTCATGCTCCTGCACCCCAGCCCCAACTGCAGCCTGCGAGCAGAGAACCTGGTCCATGTGCACTTCAAAGAGGAGATCGGCATCGCAGAGCTCATCCCCCTGGTGACCACCTACATCATCCTGTTTGCCTACATCTACTTCTCCACAC GCAAGATCGACATGGTCAAGTCCAAGTGGGGACTCGCCCTGGCGGCTGTGGTCACGGTGCTTAGCTCCCTGCTCATGTCTGTGGGGCTCTGCACTCTCTTCGGCCTGACACCCACACTCAATGGCGG TGAGATCTTCCCATATCTGGTGGTGGTTATTGGGCTAGAGAATGTGCTGGTGCTCACCAAGTCAGTGGTGTCGACCCCAGTGGACCTGGAGGTGAAGCTTCGGATCGCACAAG GCTTAAGCAGTGAGAGCTGGTCCATCATGAAGAACATGGCAACTGAATTGGGCATCATCCTTATTGGCTACTTCACCCTTGTGCCTGCCATCCAG GAGTTCTGCCTCTTTGCTGTTGTGGGCCTGGTGTCTGACTTCTTCCTCCAGATGCTGTTCTTCACCACTGTCCTGTCAATCGACATTCGGCGGATGGAG CTAGCAGACCTGAACAAGCGTCTGCCCCCGGAATCCTGCCTGCCCTCAGCCAAGCCCGTGGGGAGGCCAGCACGCTATGAGAGACAGCTAGCTGTACGGCCGGCCACACCACACACCATCACACTGCAACCATCTTCCTTCCGAAACCTGCGGCTCCCCAAAAGACTGCGAGTCATCTACTTCCTGGCCCGTACTCGCCTGGCACAGCGTCTCATCATG GCTGGCACCGTGGTTTGGATTGGCATCCTGGTATACACAGACCCGGCAGGGCTGCGCACCTACCTCGCTGCCCAGGTGACAGAACAGAGCCCACTGGGTGAGGGTTCCCTGGGCCCCATGCCTGTGCCTAGCGGAGTGCTGCCTGCCAGCCACCCGGACCCTGCCTTCTCCATCTTCCCACCTGATGCTCCTAAAGTGCCAGAGAACCAGACACTGCCAGGTGAGCTGCCTGAGCATGCCGTTCCAGCAGAGGGTGTCCATGACAGCCGAGCCCCAGAGGTAACTTGGGGGCCTGAGGATGAGGAGCTGTGGAGGAAATTGTCCTTCCGCCACTGGCCCACACTCTTCAACTACTACAACATCACACTGGCCAAGAG GTACATCAGCCTGCTGCCTGTCATACCTGTCACACTGCGCCTGAATCCACGGGAGGCGCTGGAGGGGCGGCACCCTCAGGACGGTCGCAGTGCCTGGGCCCCACCCGAGTCTCTGCCTGCAGACCTCTGGGAGGCCGGACCCAAGGGGCCAGGAGGAACACAGGCCCATGGCGACGTTACCCTGTACAA GGTGGCCGCGCTGGGCCTGGCGGCGGGCATGGTCCTCGTGCTGCTGTTGCTCTGCCTCTACCGGGTGCTCTGCCCGCGGAACTACGGGCAGCCCGGGGGTGGCCCCGGCAGGCGGAGGCGCGGAGAGCTGCCCTGCGATGACTACGGCTACGCGCCGCCCGAGACGGAGATCGTGCCGCTGGTGCTGCGCGGGCACCTCATG GACATCGAGTGTCTGGCTAGCGACGGGATGCTGCTAGTGAGCTGCTGCCTGGCAGGCCAAGTCTGCGTGTGGGACGCACAGACCGGGGACTGCCTCATGCGCATCCCGCGCCCAGG GCCACGCCGGGACAGCTGCGGAGGCGGAGCTTTTGAAGCTCAGGAGAACTGGGAAAAGCTGTCGGATGGCGGCAAAACTAGCCCGGAGGAGCCTGGGGACAGCCCTCCGCTGCGACACCGCCCCCGAGGGCCTCCACCGCCGTCCCTCTTCGGGGACCAGCCAGACCTCACCTGCTTAATCGACACCAACTTCTCGGTGCAGCTGCCCCCAGAGCCCGCTCAGCCGGAGCCTCGGCACCGGGCGGGCTGTGGCCGCTCTAGGGACTCTGGCTATGACTTCAGCCGCCTGGTGCAGCGTGTGTACCAGGAGGAGGGCCTGGCTGCTGTGCGCATGCCGGCCCTGCGTCCACCCTCTCCCGGATCCCCGCTGCCCCAGGCTTCTCAGGAAGAGGGGGCGGCACCCGAGAAGAGCTCCCCTCCTCTAGCCTGGGCCCCCAGCACAGCCGGCTCTATCTGGAGCTTGGAGCTGCAAGGCAACCTCATCGTGGTTGGGCGGAGCAGCGGCCGGCTGGAG GTGTGGGACGCCATTGAAGGCGTGCTCTGCTGCAGCAACGAGGAGGTCTCCTCAGGCATCACAGCCCTTGTCTTCCTGGACAGAAG GATTGTAGCTGCTCGGCTTAATGGTtcccttgatttcttttccttggaGACGCACACTTCCCTCAGCCCCCTGCAGTTCAGAG GGACCCCAGGGCGAGGCAGTTCTCCTTCCTCATCCGTGTACAGCAGCAGCAACACAGTGGCCTGTCATCTGACCCACACAGTACCCTGTGCACACCAAAAACCCATCACAGCCCTGAGAGCTGCTGCCGGGCGCCTGGTGACAGGGAGCCAAGACCATACTCTAAGA GTCTTCCGACTGGAGGATTCGTGTTGCCTTTTTACCCTGCAGGGCCACTCGGGGGCAATCACAACTGTGTACATTGATCAG ACCATGGTACTGGCCAGTGGAGGACAAGATGGAGCCATCTGCCTGTGGGATGTACTAACAGGTAGCCGGGTCAGCCATACATTTGCTCACCGTGGAGATGTCACCTCCCTCACCTGTACCACCTCCTGTGTCATTAGTAGTGGCTTGGATGACCTTATCAATATCTGGGACCGCAGCACAGGCATCAAGCTTTACTCCATCCAGCAG GACCTGGGCTGTGGTGCAAGCTTAGGTGTCATCTCAGATAACCTTCTGGTGACCGGCGGCCAGGGCTGTGTCTCCTTTTGGGACCTCAACTACGGGGACCTGTTACAGACAGTCTACTTGGGCAAGAACAGTGAGGCCCAGCCTGCCCGGCAGATTCTGGTGCTGGACAACGCTGCCATTGTCTGCAACTTTGGCAGTGAGCTCAGCCTAGTGTATGTGCCCTCTGTGCTGGAGAAACTGGACTGA
- the Scap gene encoding sterol regulatory element-binding protein cleavage-activating protein isoform X2: MTLTERLREKISQAFYNHGLLCASYPIPIILFTGLCILACCYPLLKLPLPGTGPVEFSTPVKDYSPPPVDSDRKQGESSEQPEWYVGAPVAYIQQIFVKSSVSPWHKNLLAVDVFRSPLSRAFQLVEEIRNHVLRDSSGTKSLEEVCLQVTDLLPGLKKLRSLLPEHGCLLLSPGNFWQNDWERFHADPDIIGTIHQHEPKTLQTSATLKDLLFGVPGKYSGVSLYTRKRMVSYTITLVFQRYHAKFLNSLRARLMLLHPSPNCSLRAENLVHVHFKEEIGIAELIPLVTTYIILFAYIYFSTRKIDMVKSKWGLALAAVVTVLSSLLMSVGLCTLFGLTPTLNGGEIFPYLVVVIGLENVLVLTKSVVSTPVDLEVKLRIAQGLSSESWSIMKNMATELGIILIGYFTLVPAIQEFCLFAVVGLVSDFFLQMLFFTTVLSIDIRRMELADLNKRLPPESCLPSAKPVGRPARYERQLAVRPATPHTITLQPSSFRNLRLPKRLRVIYFLARTRLAQRLIMAGTVVWIGILVYTDPAGLRTYLAAQVTEQSPLGEGSLGPMPVPSGVLPASHPDPAFSIFPPDAPKVPENQTLPGELPEHAVPAEGVHDSRAPEVTWGPEDEELWRKLSFRHWPTLFNYYNITLAKRYISLLPVIPVTLRLNPREALEGRHPQDGRSAWAPPESLPADLWEAGPKGPGGTQAHGDVTLYKVAALGLAAGMVLVLLLLCLYRVLCPRNYGQPGGGPGRRRRGELPCDDYGYAPPETEIVPLVLRGHLMDIECLASDGMLLVSCCLAGQVCVWDAQTGDCLMRIPRPGPRRDSCGGGAFEAQENWEKLSDGGKTSPEEPGDSPPLRHRPRGPPPPSLFGDQPDLTCLIDTNFSVQLPPEPAQPEPRHRAGCGRSRDSGYDFSRLVQRVYQEEGLAAVRMPALRPPSPGSPLPQASQEEGAAPEKSSPPLAWAPSTAGSIWSLELQGNLIVVGRSSGRLEVWDAIEGVLCCSNEEVSSGITALVFLDRRIVAARLNGSLDFFSLETHTSLSPLQFRGTPGRGSSPSSSVYSSSNTVACHLTHTVPCAHQKPITALRAAAGRLVTGSQDHTLRGHSGAITTVYIDQTMVLASGGQDGAICLWDVLTGSRVSHTFAHRGDVTSLTCTTSCVISSGLDDLINIWDRSTGIKLYSIQQDLGCGASLGVISDNLLVTGGQGCVSFWDLNYGDLLQTVYLGKNSEAQPARQILVLDNAAIVCNFGSELSLVYVPSVLEKLD, encoded by the exons TATGTGGGTGCCCCGGTGGCATACATCCAACAGATATTTGTGAAGTCATCAGTGTCTCCCTGGCACAAAAACCTTCTGGCGGTAGATGTGTTTCGTTCACCTCTGTCCCGGGCATTCCAGCTGGTGGAGGAAATCCGGAACCACGTGCTGAGAGACAG CTCGGGGACCAAGAGCCTGGAGGAAGTTTGCCTTCAGGTAACAGACTTGCTGCCAGGCCTCAAGAAACTCCGGAGCCTACTACCCGAACATGGCTGCCTGCTGCTGTCCCCTGGGAACTTCTGGCAGAACGACTGGGAACGATTTCATGCCGACCCTGACATCATTGGGACCATCCATCAGCATGAGCCCAAGACTCTGCAGACTTCAGCCACACTCAAAG ACCTGCTGTTCGGTGTTCCTGGGAAGTACAGTGGGGTGAGCCTCTATACAAGGAAGAGGATGGTCTCCTATACCATCACCCTGGTCTTCCAGCGCTACCATGCCAA GTTTCTGAACAGCCTGCGTGCCCGGCTCATGCTCCTGCACCCCAGCCCCAACTGCAGCCTGCGAGCAGAGAACCTGGTCCATGTGCACTTCAAAGAGGAGATCGGCATCGCAGAGCTCATCCCCCTGGTGACCACCTACATCATCCTGTTTGCCTACATCTACTTCTCCACAC GCAAGATCGACATGGTCAAGTCCAAGTGGGGACTCGCCCTGGCGGCTGTGGTCACGGTGCTTAGCTCCCTGCTCATGTCTGTGGGGCTCTGCACTCTCTTCGGCCTGACACCCACACTCAATGGCGG TGAGATCTTCCCATATCTGGTGGTGGTTATTGGGCTAGAGAATGTGCTGGTGCTCACCAAGTCAGTGGTGTCGACCCCAGTGGACCTGGAGGTGAAGCTTCGGATCGCACAAG GCTTAAGCAGTGAGAGCTGGTCCATCATGAAGAACATGGCAACTGAATTGGGCATCATCCTTATTGGCTACTTCACCCTTGTGCCTGCCATCCAG GAGTTCTGCCTCTTTGCTGTTGTGGGCCTGGTGTCTGACTTCTTCCTCCAGATGCTGTTCTTCACCACTGTCCTGTCAATCGACATTCGGCGGATGGAG CTAGCAGACCTGAACAAGCGTCTGCCCCCGGAATCCTGCCTGCCCTCAGCCAAGCCCGTGGGGAGGCCAGCACGCTATGAGAGACAGCTAGCTGTACGGCCGGCCACACCACACACCATCACACTGCAACCATCTTCCTTCCGAAACCTGCGGCTCCCCAAAAGACTGCGAGTCATCTACTTCCTGGCCCGTACTCGCCTGGCACAGCGTCTCATCATG GCTGGCACCGTGGTTTGGATTGGCATCCTGGTATACACAGACCCGGCAGGGCTGCGCACCTACCTCGCTGCCCAGGTGACAGAACAGAGCCCACTGGGTGAGGGTTCCCTGGGCCCCATGCCTGTGCCTAGCGGAGTGCTGCCTGCCAGCCACCCGGACCCTGCCTTCTCCATCTTCCCACCTGATGCTCCTAAAGTGCCAGAGAACCAGACACTGCCAGGTGAGCTGCCTGAGCATGCCGTTCCAGCAGAGGGTGTCCATGACAGCCGAGCCCCAGAGGTAACTTGGGGGCCTGAGGATGAGGAGCTGTGGAGGAAATTGTCCTTCCGCCACTGGCCCACACTCTTCAACTACTACAACATCACACTGGCCAAGAG GTACATCAGCCTGCTGCCTGTCATACCTGTCACACTGCGCCTGAATCCACGGGAGGCGCTGGAGGGGCGGCACCCTCAGGACGGTCGCAGTGCCTGGGCCCCACCCGAGTCTCTGCCTGCAGACCTCTGGGAGGCCGGACCCAAGGGGCCAGGAGGAACACAGGCCCATGGCGACGTTACCCTGTACAA GGTGGCCGCGCTGGGCCTGGCGGCGGGCATGGTCCTCGTGCTGCTGTTGCTCTGCCTCTACCGGGTGCTCTGCCCGCGGAACTACGGGCAGCCCGGGGGTGGCCCCGGCAGGCGGAGGCGCGGAGAGCTGCCCTGCGATGACTACGGCTACGCGCCGCCCGAGACGGAGATCGTGCCGCTGGTGCTGCGCGGGCACCTCATG GACATCGAGTGTCTGGCTAGCGACGGGATGCTGCTAGTGAGCTGCTGCCTGGCAGGCCAAGTCTGCGTGTGGGACGCACAGACCGGGGACTGCCTCATGCGCATCCCGCGCCCAGG GCCACGCCGGGACAGCTGCGGAGGCGGAGCTTTTGAAGCTCAGGAGAACTGGGAAAAGCTGTCGGATGGCGGCAAAACTAGCCCGGAGGAGCCTGGGGACAGCCCTCCGCTGCGACACCGCCCCCGAGGGCCTCCACCGCCGTCCCTCTTCGGGGACCAGCCAGACCTCACCTGCTTAATCGACACCAACTTCTCGGTGCAGCTGCCCCCAGAGCCCGCTCAGCCGGAGCCTCGGCACCGGGCGGGCTGTGGCCGCTCTAGGGACTCTGGCTATGACTTCAGCCGCCTGGTGCAGCGTGTGTACCAGGAGGAGGGCCTGGCTGCTGTGCGCATGCCGGCCCTGCGTCCACCCTCTCCCGGATCCCCGCTGCCCCAGGCTTCTCAGGAAGAGGGGGCGGCACCCGAGAAGAGCTCCCCTCCTCTAGCCTGGGCCCCCAGCACAGCCGGCTCTATCTGGAGCTTGGAGCTGCAAGGCAACCTCATCGTGGTTGGGCGGAGCAGCGGCCGGCTGGAG GTGTGGGACGCCATTGAAGGCGTGCTCTGCTGCAGCAACGAGGAGGTCTCCTCAGGCATCACAGCCCTTGTCTTCCTGGACAGAAG GATTGTAGCTGCTCGGCTTAATGGTtcccttgatttcttttccttggaGACGCACACTTCCCTCAGCCCCCTGCAGTTCAGAG GGACCCCAGGGCGAGGCAGTTCTCCTTCCTCATCCGTGTACAGCAGCAGCAACACAGTGGCCTGTCATCTGACCCACACAGTACCCTGTGCACACCAAAAACCCATCACAGCCCTGAGAGCTGCTGCCGGGCGCCTGGTGACAGGGAGCCAAGACCATACTCTAAGA GGCCACTCGGGGGCAATCACAACTGTGTACATTGATCAG ACCATGGTACTGGCCAGTGGAGGACAAGATGGAGCCATCTGCCTGTGGGATGTACTAACAGGTAGCCGGGTCAGCCATACATTTGCTCACCGTGGAGATGTCACCTCCCTCACCTGTACCACCTCCTGTGTCATTAGTAGTGGCTTGGATGACCTTATCAATATCTGGGACCGCAGCACAGGCATCAAGCTTTACTCCATCCAGCAG GACCTGGGCTGTGGTGCAAGCTTAGGTGTCATCTCAGATAACCTTCTGGTGACCGGCGGCCAGGGCTGTGTCTCCTTTTGGGACCTCAACTACGGGGACCTGTTACAGACAGTCTACTTGGGCAAGAACAGTGAGGCCCAGCCTGCCCGGCAGATTCTGGTGCTGGACAACGCTGCCATTGTCTGCAACTTTGGCAGTGAGCTCAGCCTAGTGTATGTGCCCTCTGTGCTGGAGAAACTGGACTGA